A single Stutzerimonas stutzeri DNA region contains:
- a CDS encoding homoserine dehydrogenase, with translation MKPVKVGICGLGTVGGGTFNVLERNAAEIARRAGRGIEVAQIAARHENPRCNTGDTPITADIFEVANNPEIDIVVELIGGYTLARELVLKAIENGKHVVTANKALIAVHGNEIFAKAREKGVIVAFEASVAGGIPVIKAIREGLAGNQINWLAGIINGTGNFILTEMREKGRAFEDVLKQAQELGYAEADPTFDVEGIDAAHKLTILASIAFGVPLQFDKAYTEGISRLTTADVNYAEALGYRIKHLGVARSTASGIELRVHPTLIPADRLIANVNGVMNAVMVNGDAVGSTLYYGAGAGMEPTASAVVADLVDVARALTTDPNNRVPHLAFQPDSLSAHPILPIGACESAYYLRIQAKDHPGVLAQVATILSERGINIESIMQKEAEVHDGLVPVILVTHRVVEQRIDDAIAALESLSDVVGSVVRIRVEQLN, from the coding sequence TTGAAACCGGTGAAAGTTGGCATCTGTGGGCTGGGGACCGTCGGTGGCGGTACCTTCAATGTGCTCGAGCGCAACGCGGCGGAAATCGCCCGTCGTGCCGGGCGTGGAATCGAAGTCGCGCAGATTGCGGCTCGTCATGAGAACCCCAGGTGCAACACCGGTGACACGCCCATTACCGCCGATATTTTCGAGGTGGCGAACAACCCTGAGATCGACATCGTCGTCGAACTGATCGGCGGTTATACGCTGGCCCGCGAGCTGGTGCTCAAGGCCATCGAGAACGGCAAGCATGTGGTCACGGCGAACAAGGCGCTGATCGCCGTGCACGGCAACGAAATCTTCGCCAAGGCGCGTGAGAAGGGTGTCATCGTGGCCTTCGAAGCCTCGGTCGCTGGCGGCATTCCGGTCATCAAGGCGATCCGCGAAGGCCTGGCGGGCAACCAGATCAACTGGCTGGCCGGCATTATCAATGGCACGGGCAACTTCATTCTTACCGAAATGCGGGAGAAGGGCCGTGCCTTCGAGGACGTACTCAAGCAAGCGCAGGAGTTGGGCTATGCCGAGGCCGATCCGACGTTCGACGTCGAAGGCATCGACGCCGCGCACAAGCTGACGATCCTCGCGTCGATCGCCTTCGGCGTGCCACTGCAGTTCGACAAGGCCTACACCGAAGGCATTTCCCGCTTGACCACAGCCGACGTCAACTATGCCGAGGCGCTGGGGTATCGTATCAAGCACCTGGGGGTCGCGCGCAGCACCGCGTCGGGCATCGAACTGCGGGTACATCCGACCCTGATACCGGCCGACCGTCTGATCGCCAATGTCAACGGCGTGATGAATGCGGTCATGGTCAACGGGGATGCGGTCGGCTCGACGCTGTACTACGGTGCTGGCGCCGGCATGGAGCCGACGGCATCGGCCGTCGTTGCGGATCTGGTCGACGTGGCCCGTGCGCTGACGACCGATCCGAACAACCGCGTCCCGCACCTTGCGTTCCAGCCCGACTCGCTATCGGCCCATCCCATCCTGCCGATAGGCGCCTGCGAAAGCGCGTATTACCTGCGCATCCAGGCCAAGGATCATCCGGGCGTGCTGGCACAGGTAGCGACCATCCTTTCGGAGCGCGGAATCAATATCGAATCGATCATGCAGAAGGAAGCCGAGGTCCATGATGGGCTGGTGCCGGTCATCCTTGTCACTCACCGAGTGGTCGAGCAGCGCATCGACGATGCGATCGCCGCCCTGGAATCGTTGAGCGACGTCGTTGGCAGCGTGGTGCGGATCCGAGTAGAACAGCTGAATTAA
- a CDS encoding GFA family protein, protein MKLEGSCHCKAVRFSLESAEPYPFMRCYCSICRKTAGGGGYAINLGADHRTLAVEGRENLGIYQARMVDPATGASRVSDGQRHFCKLCGSALWLWDPNWPDLVHPHASAIDTDLPVPPESTHLMLASKASWVEPQVGPDDRCFDEYPDESLAQWHQRLGLQSEPG, encoded by the coding sequence ATGAAGCTTGAAGGTTCCTGTCACTGCAAGGCCGTGCGTTTCTCGCTCGAATCGGCCGAGCCCTATCCGTTCATGCGTTGCTATTGCTCGATATGCCGCAAGACGGCTGGGGGCGGTGGCTATGCGATCAACCTGGGCGCCGATCATCGGACCCTGGCTGTCGAGGGGCGAGAGAATCTGGGCATCTATCAGGCCAGGATGGTCGATCCGGCGACCGGGGCGAGCCGGGTCAGCGACGGCCAGCGCCATTTCTGCAAGCTGTGTGGCAGTGCGCTTTGGCTGTGGGACCCCAATTGGCCGGATCTGGTCCACCCGCACGCGTCGGCCATCGATACCGATCTGCCCGTGCCCCCTGAGTCCACGCATCTCATGCTGGCGTCGAAGGCGTCGTGGGTGGAACCGCAGGTAGGGCCCGACGATCGCTGTTTCGATGAGTATCCCGACGAGTCGCTCGCCCAGTGGCATCAGCGCCTGGGATTGCAGAGTGAACCCGGCTAG
- a CDS encoding DsbC family protein has translation MRVIRLFAAATIGLASTVTLAADAEQAIRDSLQLIQPGMPIEAIAESPMDGVYQVQLKGGRQLYASADGQFVIQGYMFQFKDGQATNLTEQAQSRSVARMIEAVPASKMVVFAPEKPKTHITVFTDTDCGYCQKLHSEVPELNRLGVEVRYMAFPRQGMASHGANTLTSVWCAKDRQAAMDKAKAREDVPAASCDNPVAEQYELGQLIGVQGTPAIILADGQIIPGYQPAPQLAALALQAE, from the coding sequence ATGCGCGTGATTCGTTTATTTGCTGCCGCGACCATCGGTCTGGCCAGCACCGTTACCCTGGCTGCCGATGCCGAACAGGCGATCCGTGATTCACTGCAGTTGATACAGCCCGGCATGCCGATCGAAGCGATTGCCGAGAGCCCCATGGATGGCGTTTATCAGGTCCAGCTCAAAGGCGGCCGGCAACTCTACGCGAGCGCCGATGGGCAATTCGTGATCCAGGGATACATGTTCCAGTTCAAGGATGGCCAGGCCACCAATCTTACCGAGCAGGCGCAGAGTCGCTCAGTGGCCAGGATGATCGAAGCGGTTCCCGCCAGCAAGATGGTGGTCTTCGCACCGGAAAAGCCGAAAACCCACATTACGGTGTTCACCGACACCGATTGCGGCTATTGCCAGAAACTCCACAGCGAAGTCCCCGAGTTGAACCGTCTGGGTGTGGAAGTCCGTTACATGGCATTCCCTCGTCAGGGGATGGCCAGCCACGGCGCCAACACACTCACCAGCGTCTGGTGTGCAAAGGATCGTCAGGCAGCGATGGACAAGGCCAAGGCGCGCGAGGACGTCCCTGCTGCCAGCTGTGACAATCCGGTCGCCGAACAGTACGAGCTGGGTCAGCTCATCGGCGTCCAAGGGACCCCGGCCATCATCCTCGCCGATGGCCAGATCATTCCTGGCTATCAGCCGGCACCTCAGCTCGCGGCCCTCGCCTTGCAAGCCGAGTAA
- the xerD gene encoding site-specific tyrosine recombinase XerD: MPALDDPVIDRYLDALWLEKGLSDNTREAYRSDLTLFNGWLDERGVRLMGAGREAILDHLAWRLANNYKARSTARLLSGLRGFYRFLLREGDISADPTLRVELPQLGRPLPKALSEADVDALLAAPDIGEALGMRDRAMLEVLYATGLRVTELVSLSLEQLNLRQGVLRTFGKGNKERLVPLGEEALHWLARYLRDARGVLLAGKASDVVFPSRRGDLMTRQTFWHRIKLHARQAGIAASISPHTLRHAFATHLLNHGADLRTVQMLLGHSDLSTTQIYTHIARARLQELHAQHHPRG, from the coding sequence ATGCCTGCACTCGACGACCCTGTAATCGACCGCTACCTCGATGCCCTCTGGCTGGAAAAAGGCCTGTCGGACAACACCCGCGAGGCCTATCGGAGCGATCTGACGTTGTTCAATGGTTGGCTCGATGAGCGTGGCGTGAGGCTGATGGGGGCGGGTCGAGAGGCCATCCTCGATCACCTCGCCTGGCGTCTGGCCAATAACTACAAGGCGCGTTCAACCGCGCGGCTGCTGTCCGGGCTCCGTGGTTTCTACCGGTTTCTGCTTCGCGAGGGCGATATTTCGGCAGACCCTACGCTGCGGGTGGAACTGCCACAACTCGGGCGGCCGTTGCCCAAGGCGTTGTCCGAGGCGGATGTGGACGCTTTGCTGGCGGCCCCCGATATCGGCGAAGCGCTGGGTATGCGCGATCGAGCGATGCTGGAGGTCCTGTATGCGACCGGCTTGCGGGTGACGGAGCTGGTGAGTCTCAGCCTGGAACAGCTCAACCTTCGCCAAGGGGTATTGCGCACATTCGGCAAGGGCAACAAGGAGCGTCTGGTGCCGCTCGGCGAGGAGGCCCTGCATTGGCTGGCTCGCTACCTGCGTGACGCTCGTGGCGTGCTGCTGGCCGGCAAGGCCAGCGATGTAGTATTCCCCAGTCGACGTGGTGATCTGATGACGCGGCAGACGTTTTGGCATCGGATCAAGCTGCATGCCCGGCAAGCTGGAATCGCGGCGTCGATTTCCCCGCACACGCTGCGTCACGCGTTCGCCACGCACCTGCTCAACCATGGCGCCGATCTGCGGACCGTGCAGATGCTGCTCGGTCATAGCGATCTGTCCACCACGCAGATTTACACCCATATTGCCCGCGCGCGACTCCAGGAACTCCATGCGCAGCATCATCCGCGTGGTTGA
- the rplS gene encoding 50S ribosomal protein L19, producing MTNKIIQALEAEQMTKELPPFAPGDTVVVQVKVKEGDRERLQAFEGVVIGKRNRGLNSAFTVRKISNGVGVERTFQYYSPMVDSLSVKRRGDVRKAKLYYLRALSGKAARIKEKLS from the coding sequence ATGACCAACAAGATTATCCAGGCGCTCGAAGCCGAGCAGATGACCAAAGAACTGCCTCCGTTCGCCCCCGGTGACACCGTGGTCGTCCAGGTGAAGGTAAAGGAAGGCGACCGTGAGCGTCTGCAGGCCTTCGAAGGCGTCGTGATCGGCAAGCGTAACCGCGGCCTGAACAGCGCCTTCACCGTTCGCAAGATTTCCAATGGCGTGGGTGTGGAGCGTACGTTCCAGTACTACAGCCCGATGGTCGACAGCCTCAGCGTCAAGCGCCGTGGTGATGTCCGCAAAGCCAAGCTGTACTACCTCCGCGCGCTGTCCGGCAAGGCAGCCCGTATCAAGGAAAAGCTTTCCTGA